In the Halorubrum ruber genome, TGTGCCAGTCGACGTCCTCCTCGGCCTGCTCGCGGACGTGTTCCTCGTCTATCTCGATCCCTAACCCGTCGCCGTCGGGAACCTCGACGAACCCGTCGCGGTACTCGAACACCGACGGGTCGGCGAGGTAGTCTAGCACGTCGCTCGTCTCGTTGTAGTGGATGTCGAGCGACTGCTCCTGGATGAGCGCGTTCGGCGTACAGGCGTCGACCTGAATGCAGGAGGCGAGCGCGATCGGCCCGAGCGGGCAGTGCGGGGCGACCGACACGTCGTACGCCTCCGCCATCGACGCGATCTTCTTCAGCTCGGTGATCCCGCCGGCGTGGGAGACGTCCGGCTGGATCAGGTCCACCGCGTCCGCCTCTAACACCTCCTTGAAATCCCACCGCGAGTACATCCGCTCGCCGGTCGCGATCGGGATCGTCGTCGACGCCCGGATCGCCGGGAGCGCGTCGTTGTTCTCGGGGAGCACCGGCTCCTCGATGAACATTGGGTCGTACGGTTCGAGCGCCGCCGCGAGCCGGCGGGCCATCGGCTTGGCCACCCGGCCGTGGAAGTCGACGCCGACGTCGACCTCGTCGCCGACCGCCTCCCGGACGGCCGCGATCCGCTCGGCCGCGGCGTCGACCGCGGCCGGCGAGTCGATCGACTCCAACTCCGCGGTAGCGTTCATCTTCAGCGCCGAGAAGCCGGCGTCGACCTTCTCGCGCGCGGCCTCGCCCACGTCCGCCGGGCGGTCGCCGCCGATCCACTGATAGACGCGGACCCGGTCGCGCGCGCGACCGCCGAGCAGCTCGTGGACGGGCGCGCCGAACTGCTTCCCCTTGAGGTCCCACAGCGTCTGGTCGATGCCGGCGATGGCGCTCATCAGCACCGGACCGCCGCGGTAGAAGCCGCCGCGGTACATCGTCTGCCAGTGGTCTTCGATCCGCGTCGGGTCCTCGCCGAGCAGGTAGTTGTCGAGCAGCTCCTCGACCGCCGCGGCGACCGTCTTGGCGCGGCCCTCCACGACGGGCTCCCCCCAGCCGACCCTCCCGTCGCTCGTCGTGAGTTTCAGGAACAGCCAGCGGGGCGGCACTTCGAACAGCTCGTAGTCGGTGATGTACATGGTGAGTTGGTTGACATCCTCTCCGCCCTAAAGGGCGAGGATTCCCCGAAGGGGATATTCAGGTTGCGCGTTTCCTCGGTTCTCAAGGACGCTTTCGCGTGGAACGTCGAAGGTCGCCACCGAGTTGTGACCAACGGTGTGCTTTCCAGCGCGTACAGCCCTGTCAATGGGGCCTTCCTCCCCGCATACAGCGAGCGTCGAAGACGGCTGGCTATTCAACCAGCGAGGTAGCACGATTCGCGTCAGCCGAACTGTTACGCCGTGCATGGTTCTCCCTCCCGTTGTGCGATATTCTCTGAAGCGTTCAGGTCGGCGTGGCGTCCTCGACCGCACTCCGAACACGAAAAGTGGTCGCCATCACGGGTTCCCATCGAACCACACTCCGAACATCGCTGGCTGGTATGGTACGCGTCAACCTTCTCGACGCGTATGCCAGCGCGTTCGGCTTTGTACGTGATGAACTGTTGGAGTTGGTGGTAATGCCACGAGTGAACGCCCGACCATGAACTGTTCTCGCGGATACCTTCGAGGTCCTCCATCCGAATGACGGGGTTCTCGAACTGGTCCGCGAACGTGATGAGACGACGGGAGAGTTTGTGGTTCAAGTCCTTGATTCGACGCTGTTCTTTGTCACCCACGCGGTTGCGTGCGCGAAGCGCACCCGCTTCCGAGAGCGAGTCGCGTAGGGAACGATATTTGCGTCGAATGTACTTCGCCTCACCACCAGACACGAGCATCGACTCGTCCTCGCCGTAGGCTGTCACAGCGAGGATATGCCGTTCGCCAATATCCACACCGATGGGCGTCTCACCCGACGTGTCGGCGTCGTAGTTGACGTTGAACGTACAGTACCAGTCGTCGCCGCGACGGTAGACCTGTAGTCGGGTCTTGTCGGCGTCACCCTCCACCAGCCGGTCTACGGGGTCGGCAATGTCGGCGTACACCTCTATCGGGGTGTACCACCATTGGGAGACACACGGGAAGCCGACAACGACTGTGCCGTTCTCGGTCGTGTCGATCTCCCAGTTCTGGTTGTTGATGGCGAACGGTTGGCTCTCTCGGTAGCGAACCTCCCCGTCCTTGTTGTGGTCCGATTTCGCCTCTCGAATGGCTTGATTCTGGATGGCCGAGTAGAGGTCGTTGTCGATACTGGCGGTGGTCACGGATTTGTCGAAGTCACCGTTCTCCCATCCGTCAATACAGAACTGTTTGGTATCACGGTAGAGACGAGAGGCGCGTTGCCACTCTTTTCGCCGCGAGAGGGATGGGTTGTGGAACTTCGCAGTGACAGCCACCGTGACTATTACATTTGTAATTAGGAAACCCACCATATGTATTTGTTGGAATATCGGGCGCGCTATGGTCGGTGGGTTTTGTCACCGAGTGTCGGATTCATCCCCACCCTGAAGGGCAGGGCTTTCTCCTTGTACTTCCGTAACTCCAAACCGGTCCGCCGGTCGCGGGACTCGCGCCCCTCGGTCGCCGCGGGTCGCGCGCCGTCTGTCGCCACGGATCGCGCGCCGTCTGTCGCCGTCCGTCACCGCCCGCGTTCGATCCGGACCGGTCCGTCGCCACGGTCGTACTTGCCCGTCCGTCTCTTAAATAGCGGGTGTGTGCGACCGCGCCGCGGGCGTCCCCACACGGCCGCGACACACCTCGATTTAAGCCCCCGCGACGAGCAGGACCACGCATGCGAACCGACCGACTCGACCGGATCACGGACGGCGGCGTGATCGCGATCCTCCGCGGCGTGGGGCGAGACGACGCCGTGGCGGTCGCGGACGCGGTCGTCGACGCCGGCGTGACGGCGCTGGAGGTGACGGCGGACACGCCGAACGCGATGGCCTCTATCGAGGCGATAGCCGAACGCACCGACGACGCCGTCGTTGGCGCCGGCACCGTCCTCGACGCGGAGACCGCTCGCGCGGCGCAGCTCGCGGGCGCCGAGTTCCTCGTGACGCCGACGGTGAACCGGGACGTGATCCGGACGGCGAACCGGTACGGGACGCCGGTCGTCGTCGGCGCGTACACGCCGACCGAGGCAATCGAGGCCTACGAGGCGGGCGCCGACGCGGTGAAGGTGTTCCCCGCGAAGACCGGCGGCCCGGACCACGTCGCGGCGATCGGCGGCCCGCTCCCGCAGGTCCCGCTCGTGCCGACCGGCGGCGTCGGCGCCGACAACGCGGGCGAGTACGTCCGGGCGGGCGCGGTCGCGGTCGGCGTCGGGAGTTCGATCGTCGACGGCGAGGCGGTCGCCGACGGCGACTTCGACGTGATCCGGGAAAACGCGCGCGCGGTCATCGAAGCCGTCGCTGCGGCTCGGGAGTGACCGCTCACCGCTCCGATCCGGCGTCGCCGCCGAACCCGAGGCCCGCTACCGCGCGGGCGACCGAGTCTCGTCGGCGGCGTCGGCGGAGGGGGAGCGAACCGCGTCCCACCCGCTGATACAGGCCTCACACAGGTAGTACGCGAAGCCGTCAACGTCCCGGTGCGCGAGCGGAGCGTCGACGCCGCACTTTTCGCAGTTCATGGCCAGCGAGTGCGCTATGATGGATATATGTCTTCTGTTCGCGACCAGATCTGTGATAATTCGTGACAGAAGCGACCGAACAGACGTTTGTCGTCCGCGTGTTCGGCTCATCTCGGTATCTCCCCTCACAGTTCGTCGATACCGAACTCTGATCGCCGGCCCGCGACCCGCGGTTCGCGGTCGCGTTCGAGGACCGTCACGGGCTGGGGGCGCAGTCCGTCTTCTGTCGGACCGTGACAGATCGACGCGAAGAAAGAAACCCGGCGCGCTGTGGTCGGCGTTCCCGACCGGTCGGGTTCAGAGGCGCTTTCCGAGGAAGACGCCGCCGGCGACGGCGCTCCCGAGCGCCGCGGCGCCGCCGGCGACCACGACGAGATTCACGTCGCCGAGCAGTCCGCCACTGTTGCCGCCGTTGCCGGTGGTTTCGCTGCCGTCGCTCGCGCCCTGTTGGCCGTCGTTGTTGGCGACGACGTCGCCGGCCGCGACGTCGACTTGCCCGCCGACAAGCGCCACGTCGACGCTGGCGCGGTCGGCATCGTTGACGGCCGTGTCCTCGCCCACGAAGGACAGATCCGTCGAGTCGCCGTCGTCGCCGACGGCGGTGACTCGGAGCCGAGCCAGTACCGGTTCGTCGACGCCCTCGGTACCGGACTGCGTGAAGACGACCCACCCCTCGTCGTTGTTCACGTTCACAACGGGGTCGTCGAAGTCGTCGCTCCCAACGACGCCCTCGACTTGGACGACGGACGAGTCGAAGGTCACGTTGGTCTGATAGCCGGCGACGTTGCTGGCGTCGGTCGACACCCGAACCACGGCGGTGTCGTTCGGGTTGACTGTCGTCGATCCGAGCCGGAGCTGCGGGGCGTCGGACTGCTGTGCGTACTGCTGGGAGAGGAGGGCATTGTCGCTCGCGGTCGTACCGGCCTTGTCGGTCACCACGGGGGTCCCGTCGGCGGTGGCGGCGGCCGCTACGGGCGCGGCGACGGGGGCCAACGCCAGCGCGAGCACGAG is a window encoding:
- the dgoD gene encoding galactonate dehydratase — its product is MYITDYELFEVPPRWLFLKLTTSDGRVGWGEPVVEGRAKTVAAAVEELLDNYLLGEDPTRIEDHWQTMYRGGFYRGGPVLMSAIAGIDQTLWDLKGKQFGAPVHELLGGRARDRVRVYQWIGGDRPADVGEAAREKVDAGFSALKMNATAELESIDSPAAVDAAAERIAAVREAVGDEVDVGVDFHGRVAKPMARRLAAALEPYDPMFIEEPVLPENNDALPAIRASTTIPIATGERMYSRWDFKEVLEADAVDLIQPDVSHAGGITELKKIASMAEAYDVSVAPHCPLGPIALASCIQVDACTPNALIQEQSLDIHYNETSDVLDYLADPSVFEYRDGFVEVPDGDGLGIEIDEEHVREQAEEDVDWHNPVWRHDDGSVAEW
- a CDS encoding RNA-guided endonuclease InsQ/TnpB family protein, giving the protein MVTVAVTAKFHNPSLSRRKEWQRASRLYRDTKQFCIDGWENGDFDKSVTTASIDNDLYSAIQNQAIREAKSDHNKDGEVRYRESQPFAINNQNWEIDTTENGTVVVGFPCVSQWWYTPIEVYADIADPVDRLVEGDADKTRLQVYRRGDDWYCTFNVNYDADTSGETPIGVDIGERHILAVTAYGEDESMLVSGGEAKYIRRKYRSLRDSLSEAGALRARNRVGDKEQRRIKDLNHKLSRRLITFADQFENPVIRMEDLEGIRENSSWSGVHSWHYHQLQQFITYKAERAGIRVEKVDAYHTSQRCSECGSMGTRDGDHFSCSECGRGRHADLNASENIAQREGEPCTA
- a CDS encoding bifunctional 4-hydroxy-2-oxoglutarate aldolase/2-dehydro-3-deoxy-phosphogluconate aldolase, which produces MRTDRLDRITDGGVIAILRGVGRDDAVAVADAVVDAGVTALEVTADTPNAMASIEAIAERTDDAVVGAGTVLDAETARAAQLAGAEFLVTPTVNRDVIRTANRYGTPVVVGAYTPTEAIEAYEAGADAVKVFPAKTGGPDHVAAIGGPLPQVPLVPTGGVGADNAGEYVRAGAVAVGVGSSIVDGEAVADGDFDVIRENARAVIEAVAAARE
- a CDS encoding cohesin domain-containing protein, whose amino-acid sequence is MFDDTRHAAALALVLALALAPVAAPVAAAATADGTPVVTDKAGTTASDNALLSQQYAQQSDAPQLRLGSTTVNPNDTAVVRVSTDASNVAGYQTNVTFDSSVVQVEGVVGSDDFDDPVVNVNNDEGWVVFTQSGTEGVDEPVLARLRVTAVGDDGDSTDLSFVGEDTAVNDADRASVDVALVGGQVDVAAGDVVANNDGQQGASDGSETTGNGGNSGGLLGDVNLVVVAGGAAALGSAVAGGVFLGKRL